The following proteins are co-located in the Zonotrichia albicollis isolate bZonAlb1 chromosome 1, bZonAlb1.hap1, whole genome shotgun sequence genome:
- the CMTM6 gene encoding CKLF-like MARVEL transmembrane domain-containing protein 6 produces the protein MENWASYNRTTQSKASRRLPPVFLRRFPAGSRRPGPAGEHSSAYNQTTQPDASRYLPTIFFRCFPAESRRPGPAREHTSAYKQTTQPEAKTPCPPLFCFRFFPAGSRRRGPAMISAVYETTTEPEATSPRRLPLGCTLRHLRGWRLPVKVFQTIFSLVAVVCEELVQECYNCSPLYYFEFASCSAFLLSLLFLYVYCTDLYESLGEDKVRKLNLLTVLLIIACFLSASILLSANCNEPEEYAACVFGFFATSVFVAELVIEIYLRIKQKRNAKKHPEKPPNAPSATENQPLNKKR, from the exons atGGAGAACTGGGCCTCCTACAACCGGACCACGCAATCGAAGGCGTCCCGCCGCCTGCCGCCCGTTTTCTTGAGGCGTTTTCCAGCCGGCAGccggcggcccggcccggccggggaGCACAGCTCCGCCTACAACCAAACCACACAACCGGACGCGTCCCGCTACCTCCCAACCATTTTCTTCAGGTGTTTTCCAGCTGAGAGCCGACGGCCCGGCCCGGCTAGGGAGCACACCTCCGCCTACAAGCAGACCACGCAACCGGAGGCGAAGACGCCCTGCCCGCCTCTCTTTTGCTTTCGGTTTTTTCCAGCTGGGAGCCGGCGCCGCGGCCCGGCCATGATCAGCGCAGTCTACGAGACGACCACGGAACCCGAGGCGACGAGTCCCCGCCGCCTCCCCTTGGGCTGCACCCTGCGGCACCTGCGGGGATGGCGGCTGCCAGTCAAGGTATTCCAGACG ATTTTCTCTTTAGTGGCTGTTGTTTGTGAAGAACTTGTGCAAGAATGCTACAACTGTAGTCCTCTTTACTACTTTGAATTTGCAAGCTGCAGTGCCTTCCTTTTGAGCCTCCTGTTTCTGTATGTGTATTGCACTGATTTGTATGAGTCACTGGGGGAAGATAAAGTGCGGAAACTG AATTTATTGACTGTGCTGCTCATAATTGCCTGTTTTCTGTCAGCATCAATACTGCTTTCTGCAAACTGCAATGAGCCTGAAGAATATGCTGCATGT GTATTTGGATTTTTTGCAACTTCTGTATTTGTAGCTGAACTTGTCATAGAGATCTATCtcagaataaaacaaaaacgGAACGCCAAGAAACACCCTGAGAAGCCCCCTAACGCTCCGAGTGCCACAGAAAATCAGCCATTGAATAAAAAAAGATAA